The following are encoded together in the Coregonus clupeaformis isolate EN_2021a chromosome 24, ASM2061545v1, whole genome shotgun sequence genome:
- the LOC121537481 gene encoding transcription factor HES-4-B isoform X1 yields the protein MPADTMEKQTASPIAGTPANGSHTPDKPKNASEHRKSSKPIMEKRRRARINESLGQLKTLILDALKKDSSRHSKLEKADILEMTVKHLRNLQRVQMTAALSADTTVLSKYRAGFNECMNEVTHFLSTSEGVNTEVRSRLLNHLSGSLGQMISMNYPQSTPTQQAHLAQPLHVQLPSTLPNSVSMGSKLSTVESLSPKVFGGFQLVPATDGQFAFLIPNPAFASSSTPVIPLYANAGVPMTVNASPVHRSSAPTASSPVHGMTSFVGVSQAVSPVGVSTGSESTEAVWRPW from the exons ATGCCAGCCGACACCATGGAGAAGCAAACGGCATCCCCTATTGCTGGTACACCTGCAAATGGGTCCCATACTCCAGACAAACCCAAGAATGCCAGCGAGCATAGAAAG TCCTCAAAGCCCATCATGGAGAAACGTAGGAGAGCGAGGATAAACGAAAGCCTTGGCCAACTCAAGACACTCATCCTCGATGCACTTAAAAAAGAT AGTTCCAGACATTCTAAATTGGAGAAAGCCGATATTCTGGAGATGACAGTGAAGCACTTACGGAATTTACAGCGTGTGCAGATGACTG CAGCGCTGTCAGCAGACACTACCGTCCTCAGTAAATACCGGGCGGGATTCAACGAATGCATGAATGAGGTCACTCACTTCTTGTCCACCAGCGAGGGGGTGAACACGGAGGTGAGGTCGCGGCTTCTCAACCACCTGTCCGGTTCCCTAGGCCAGATGATCTCCATGAACTACCCCCAGTCAACCCCAACTCAACAGGCTCACCTTGCGCAGCCTCTTCACGTGCAGCTACCTTCTACCTTGCCCAACAGTGTCTCTATGGGTTCCAAACTCAGCACCGTGGAATCCTTGTCTCCTAAAGTTTTCGGGGGGTTCCAGCTTGTGCCTGCCACCGACGGACAGTTTGCTTTCCTGATTCCCAACCCTGCATTCGCCTCATCATCAACCCCAGTCATCCCTCTGTATGCTAACGCAGGTGTGCCTATGACAGTTAACGCCAGTCCCGTCCACCGCAGCTCTGCGCCAACAGCATCATCCCCAGTCCATGGGATGACATCATTCGTCGGTGTTTCTCAGGCCGTCAGCCCTGTCGGTGTCAGCACTGGTTCGGAGAGCACTGAGGCTGTTTGGCGACCCTGGTAG
- the LOC121537481 gene encoding transcription factor HES-4-B isoform X2 → MPADTMEKQTASPIAGTPANGSHTPDKPKNASEHRKSSKPIMEKRRRARINESLGQLKTLILDALKKDSSRHSKLEKADILEMTVKHLRNLQRVQMTALSADTTVLSKYRAGFNECMNEVTHFLSTSEGVNTEVRSRLLNHLSGSLGQMISMNYPQSTPTQQAHLAQPLHVQLPSTLPNSVSMGSKLSTVESLSPKVFGGFQLVPATDGQFAFLIPNPAFASSSTPVIPLYANAGVPMTVNASPVHRSSAPTASSPVHGMTSFVGVSQAVSPVGVSTGSESTEAVWRPW, encoded by the exons ATGCCAGCCGACACCATGGAGAAGCAAACGGCATCCCCTATTGCTGGTACACCTGCAAATGGGTCCCATACTCCAGACAAACCCAAGAATGCCAGCGAGCATAGAAAG TCCTCAAAGCCCATCATGGAGAAACGTAGGAGAGCGAGGATAAACGAAAGCCTTGGCCAACTCAAGACACTCATCCTCGATGCACTTAAAAAAGAT AGTTCCAGACATTCTAAATTGGAGAAAGCCGATATTCTGGAGATGACAGTGAAGCACTTACGGAATTTACAGCGTGTGCAGATGACTG CGCTGTCAGCAGACACTACCGTCCTCAGTAAATACCGGGCGGGATTCAACGAATGCATGAATGAGGTCACTCACTTCTTGTCCACCAGCGAGGGGGTGAACACGGAGGTGAGGTCGCGGCTTCTCAACCACCTGTCCGGTTCCCTAGGCCAGATGATCTCCATGAACTACCCCCAGTCAACCCCAACTCAACAGGCTCACCTTGCGCAGCCTCTTCACGTGCAGCTACCTTCTACCTTGCCCAACAGTGTCTCTATGGGTTCCAAACTCAGCACCGTGGAATCCTTGTCTCCTAAAGTTTTCGGGGGGTTCCAGCTTGTGCCTGCCACCGACGGACAGTTTGCTTTCCTGATTCCCAACCCTGCATTCGCCTCATCATCAACCCCAGTCATCCCTCTGTATGCTAACGCAGGTGTGCCTATGACAGTTAACGCCAGTCCCGTCCACCGCAGCTCTGCGCCAACAGCATCATCCCCAGTCCATGGGATGACATCATTCGTCGGTGTTTCTCAGGCCGTCAGCCCTGTCGGTGTCAGCACTGGTTCGGAGAGCACTGAGGCTGTTTGGCGACCCTGGTAG